In a genomic window of Chryseobacterium sp. G0162:
- a CDS encoding tRNA (cytidine(34)-2'-O)-methyltransferase has translation MLNVVLVEPEIPNNTGNIGRLCVGTECKLHLVHPFGFVINDKNLKRSGLDYWVHLDVTEYANVEEWVKNIPDPSRVFLMSSHAEKSYLENDFQDGDWLVFGKESVGLSEEVLNQFDQHLTIPMSKLIRSFNIANSVAFVVGEAKRQIGLKI, from the coding sequence ATGTTAAATGTTGTTCTTGTAGAGCCTGAAATCCCTAATAATACAGGAAATATCGGACGTTTGTGTGTGGGTACAGAATGTAAACTGCACTTAGTTCATCCTTTTGGATTTGTAATTAATGATAAAAACCTGAAGCGATCCGGATTGGATTATTGGGTACATCTTGACGTTACTGAATATGCCAATGTAGAAGAATGGGTTAAAAATATTCCCGATCCGTCACGTGTTTTTCTAATGAGTTCACATGCCGAAAAATCCTATTTGGAAAATGATTTTCAGGATGGTGACTGGCTTGTTTTCGGAAAAGAAAGTGTTGGCTTGAGTGAAGAGGTTTTGAACCAATTTGACCAACATTTAACCATTCCGATGTCGAAGCTGATCCGAAGTTTTAATATTGCCAATTCTGTTGCTTTTGTGGTAGGAGAAGCGAAAAGGCAGATCGGATTAAAAATATAA
- a CDS encoding YihY/virulence factor BrkB family protein yields MSVKVPRFILKVQEFFDDIHIPVLGISLWQMFQIYISGIFKGKIGRKAAAISWSFTMSLFPFILFLLSVLPYMPHYDKLQFYIFEVLMHNVFPSNMEGDVRGYIETNIIPNMKGISNLTIVLALIFATNGTFSLINGFNENTEEKLSDVKEFILSFFITIGFITIVFLTLFGVYYVEVVMKLFAPAYDVTWLVDNLSSIIGFVSFPLFYFILLTLFYWLGTVKITRFRQAVPGAILTTVLFLLTTYIFAIYVKDIARYNVLYGSIGSMILLMVWVNVNVYLLLFGNELNMAIRKLRIEKLLSDEIQKETVHYHTPVTEPDFESDEQHRRKLGDQKKN; encoded by the coding sequence ATGAGTGTAAAGGTTCCCCGATTTATCCTGAAGGTTCAGGAGTTTTTTGACGACATCCATATTCCCGTTTTGGGAATATCACTTTGGCAGATGTTTCAGATCTATATCTCCGGGATTTTCAAAGGAAAGATAGGGCGAAAAGCAGCAGCAATTTCCTGGAGCTTTACCATGAGTTTATTCCCTTTTATCCTGTTCCTGCTTTCGGTATTGCCTTATATGCCGCATTATGATAAACTTCAATTTTATATTTTTGAGGTGCTGATGCATAATGTTTTTCCTTCTAATATGGAAGGTGATGTGAGAGGGTATATCGAAACCAATATCATTCCCAATATGAAAGGGATTAGTAATCTGACTATCGTATTGGCACTTATTTTTGCAACAAATGGTACTTTTTCCCTGATTAATGGATTTAATGAAAATACAGAAGAAAAGCTCAGTGATGTAAAGGAATTTATTCTTTCATTCTTTATTACAATAGGCTTTATTACCATTGTATTTTTAACGCTTTTCGGAGTCTATTATGTAGAAGTTGTGATGAAGCTTTTTGCTCCCGCTTATGATGTAACATGGTTGGTGGATAACCTTTCCAGTATCATTGGTTTCGTTTCTTTTCCGTTATTTTATTTTATTCTTTTAACCTTATTTTACTGGTTGGGAACCGTAAAAATTACCAGATTCAGACAGGCTGTTCCGGGGGCAATTCTTACAACCGTATTATTTTTGCTTACGACCTATATTTTTGCCATCTATGTAAAAGATATTGCCCGATATAATGTGCTTTACGGATCTATTGGAAGTATGATCCTGCTGATGGTATGGGTAAATGTCAATGTATATCTTTTACTCTTTGGAAACGAACTGAATATGGCGATCAGGAAACTTAGAATAGAAAAGCTGCTGTCAGATGAAATTCAGAAAGAAACTGTTCATTATCACACACCTGTTACAGAGCCGGATTTTGAAAGTGATGAACAGCACAGAAGAAAGCTGGGAGACCAGAAGAAGAATTAA
- a CDS encoding tetratricopeptide repeat protein, producing the protein MKKSLLLLASVSFSLNVFAQDKKMAEECFKKADYKCAEEQYSKLAEKEQIRKIQSEYYNNLGTAQRRLGKTNLAFKSYDMALKTNPMSISVYENLSSLYSQKGDKKKALEYIESGLKVNDKSPDLYLTRSKIYETQDKKDLAKADLNHILTFAPDNIFAKTGLANLKKNHGELEDALKDYNKLIAEKPESLLYNGRADVYLKMKRNKDAFADVNKAISIDPKFSQSYVTKAMILFNTAKPKEACENLDRAVGLGYEKAILAEYYAKCVKK; encoded by the coding sequence ATGAAAAAATCTTTATTACTGTTAGCTTCTGTTAGCTTTTCTTTAAATGTCTTTGCACAGGATAAAAAAATGGCTGAAGAATGTTTTAAAAAAGCAGATTATAAATGTGCTGAAGAACAATATTCCAAACTGGCAGAGAAGGAACAGATCCGAAAAATTCAATCTGAATATTATAACAATCTCGGAACGGCTCAAAGAAGGTTAGGAAAGACCAATCTTGCCTTTAAATCTTATGATATGGCTTTAAAGACCAATCCGATGTCTATTTCTGTGTATGAAAATCTTTCTTCGCTATACAGCCAGAAAGGAGATAAGAAAAAAGCATTGGAGTACATTGAAAGTGGTCTTAAAGTAAACGATAAAAGCCCTGATTTATATCTTACACGCTCTAAAATCTATGAAACGCAGGACAAAAAAGATTTGGCTAAAGCAGATCTCAATCATATCCTGACTTTTGCACCGGATAATATTTTTGCTAAAACAGGATTAGCCAATCTGAAAAAAAATCATGGCGAACTGGAAGATGCATTGAAAGATTATAATAAACTTATTGCAGAAAAACCCGAATCATTACTGTATAACGGAAGAGCAGATGTTTATTTGAAGATGAAAAGAAATAAAGATGCATTTGCCGATGTAAATAAAGCGATTTCTATAGATCCGAAGTTTTCCCAGTCGTATGTAACCAAAGCGATGATTTTATTTAATACAGCGAAACCAAAAGAAGCCTGTGAAAACCTTGATAGAGCCGTAGGTTTAGGCTATGAAAAAGCCATATTAGCTGAGTATTATGCTAAGTGTGTTAAAAAATAA
- a CDS encoding GlxA family transcriptional regulator produces the protein MKHISIILYDNVMGTAVSNTIALLTSANDMALRNHLPVLFQIEIVGIDKKEVKSNLPIQFQCSKTIAEEFKTDVVIISPNNITSPKQIDTLLAENHQLLKWIEEKYNQKAEIISLCTGAYFLAECGLLNGMPATSHWGAMEDLRKRYPLIDFKPDHVVTHSKAIITGGGGFSSLNALLYFIEKNSTKEIAIELSKYYALDYGRTSQNIFSIFSGQRLHDDHEIHQAQNYIEKGIKTDLSVEQLAERVNMSKRNFIRRFKNATTLNPIEYIQRVKVEAAKKALETGEFNIADITYSIGYNDLKTFRTLFKRVTGLTPIDYKNKYKGNLID, from the coding sequence ATGAAACACATTTCAATTATATTATATGACAATGTAATGGGTACGGCAGTTTCCAACACTATTGCATTGCTTACCAGTGCCAATGATATGGCCCTTAGGAATCATTTGCCTGTTCTTTTTCAAATAGAAATAGTCGGAATTGACAAAAAAGAAGTAAAATCTAATCTTCCTATACAGTTTCAATGTTCAAAAACCATAGCTGAAGAGTTCAAGACAGATGTAGTTATTATTTCACCCAATAATATCACTTCACCAAAACAGATCGATACATTATTGGCTGAAAATCATCAGCTTCTTAAATGGATAGAAGAAAAATATAATCAAAAAGCTGAAATCATCAGTTTGTGTACAGGCGCTTATTTTTTAGCTGAATGCGGGCTATTAAACGGTATGCCTGCCACTTCACACTGGGGTGCTATGGAAGACCTGCGGAAAAGATATCCATTGATTGACTTTAAACCAGATCATGTTGTTACCCATTCCAAGGCAATCATCACAGGTGGTGGTGGATTTTCCTCTTTAAATGCCCTGCTTTATTTTATAGAAAAGAATTCCACAAAGGAAATTGCCATAGAACTCAGCAAATATTATGCACTGGACTATGGCCGAACTTCGCAGAATATTTTCAGTATTTTTTCCGGACAGCGTCTTCATGATGACCATGAAATTCATCAGGCACAAAATTATATTGAAAAAGGCATTAAAACTGATCTTTCTGTAGAACAGCTTGCAGAGCGCGTCAATATGAGCAAACGAAACTTTATCCGCAGATTTAAAAATGCTACTACGTTGAATCCTATAGAATACATTCAGCGGGTAAAGGTGGAAGCAGCCAAAAAAGCACTAGAAACCGGAGAATTCAATATTGCGGATATTACTTACAGTATTGGTTACAATGATCTGAAAACATTCAGGACCTTATTCAAACGAGTGACTGGCCTTACCCCCATTGACTACAAAAACAAGTATAAAGGCAATTTAATAGATTAA
- a CDS encoding DUF1569 domain-containing protein: MKTIFDSNVREELISRIDTLSQKNTAQWGKMNLYQMVKHCTVWNDWMLGSSHYTYKQDFLGKLFGKMVLKGMVKDDKPMSRNSPAGSFAIKESSGDTEALKKNWKEQIASYVNYTNPNFIHDFFGKMTKEEIGIFVYKHMDHHLRQFNA, from the coding sequence ATGAAAACAATATTTGATTCTAATGTTAGAGAGGAACTTATCAGCAGGATTGATACGCTTTCTCAAAAGAATACTGCACAATGGGGGAAAATGAACCTCTATCAAATGGTAAAACATTGTACTGTATGGAATGACTGGATGCTTGGCAGTAGTCATTATACCTATAAGCAGGATTTTTTAGGGAAACTCTTTGGTAAAATGGTCCTGAAGGGAATGGTAAAGGATGATAAACCTATGAGCAGAAATTCTCCAGCAGGAAGTTTTGCAATAAAGGAATCATCAGGAGATACTGAAGCTCTGAAGAAGAACTGGAAAGAACAGATTGCTTCCTATGTGAATTACACCAACCCTAATTTTATTCACGACTTTTTTGGAAAGATGACAAAAGAGGAGATTGGTATTTTTGTTTACAAGCATATGGATCATCATTTAAGACAATTTAATGCATAG
- the nhaA gene encoding Na+/H+ antiporter NhaA, with protein MNLSLYFKKFFNNSQASGIILIFCVLISLLIANSSLAGSFQSFLDKEIGTHLFELEYPVSIWINDGLMAVFFLLVGLEIKRELVEGELSSFKNASLPIFAAVGGMLVPAVVYSIFNSGTEYSNGWGIPMATDIAFSLAIISMLGKKIPNSIKIFLAALAIVDDLGAILVIAIFYTEQIHWTYLLLSFGVTALLFILNFLKVTKTIFYIIPGLFLWYFLHHSGIHATIAGVLLAFSIPTNASNVEISPLEKLEHQLHIPVSFLIMPIFALTNTNITFSNEMVAGVTSTLGLGIICGLILGKLIGINLFSLIAIKLKLSSLPQNSNWTQMIGVGLLAGIGFTMSIFIALLSFKGEIEIQDEAKFAILIASFIAAILGYLILSLSSKGNMEPEED; from the coding sequence ATGAATTTATCACTCTATTTTAAAAAATTTTTCAACAACAGTCAAGCCTCAGGAATCATCCTTATTTTCTGCGTGCTTATTTCATTACTTATTGCCAATTCCTCTCTTGCCGGAAGCTTTCAAAGCTTTTTAGACAAGGAAATAGGAACCCATCTGTTTGAGCTGGAATATCCTGTCAGCATCTGGATCAATGATGGTCTGATGGCCGTATTTTTCCTTTTGGTGGGGCTGGAAATTAAAAGAGAACTTGTAGAAGGTGAGCTTTCTTCTTTCAAGAATGCATCATTGCCTATTTTTGCAGCAGTGGGCGGAATGCTTGTACCTGCTGTTGTGTACAGTATTTTCAATTCCGGAACAGAATACAGCAATGGCTGGGGAATTCCGATGGCTACGGATATTGCTTTTTCTTTAGCGATTATTTCGATGTTAGGAAAGAAAATTCCTAATTCAATTAAAATATTCCTGGCTGCATTAGCGATCGTTGATGACCTGGGGGCCATTCTTGTGATTGCAATTTTTTATACTGAACAGATTCACTGGACTTATCTCCTACTCTCTTTTGGTGTAACAGCTCTGTTGTTTATTTTAAATTTTTTAAAGGTTACCAAAACAATATTTTATATTATCCCTGGATTATTTTTATGGTATTTCCTTCATCACTCGGGAATCCATGCAACCATTGCAGGAGTTTTACTGGCATTTTCAATTCCTACGAATGCATCTAATGTAGAAATTTCACCATTGGAAAAACTGGAACATCAGCTTCATATTCCTGTAAGCTTTTTAATCATGCCTATTTTCGCTCTGACAAATACCAATATTACTTTCTCAAATGAAATGGTAGCCGGTGTTACGAGTACATTAGGACTAGGAATTATCTGCGGATTGATTCTTGGAAAACTGATTGGAATTAACTTATTCTCTTTAATTGCCATTAAATTAAAGCTTAGCTCTTTACCACAAAACAGTAACTGGACTCAGATGATAGGTGTAGGACTTCTGGCCGGGATCGGATTTACAATGTCCATTTTCATTGCCTTATTATCATTTAAAGGAGAGATTGAGATTCAGGATGAAGCTAAATTTGCCATCCTGATTGCTTCTTTTATTGCAGCAATTTTGGGATATCTAATTTTAAGTCTAAGTTCTAAAGGAAATATGGAACCGGAAGAAGATTAA
- a CDS encoding 23S rRNA (pseudouridine(1915)-N(3))-methyltransferase RlmH: MRISLLCIGKTDDKEITSLINYYLNRLPKHWNFEITEIPDVKNAKNLSPDLLKKEETKLFLNHIDKNDLVVILDEKGKQFTSREFSQKIDTWMNSSVKKVHILIGGAYGFSEDMYNRANEKMSLSKMTFTHQMIRLFIVEQLYRADQILQGKPYHND, from the coding sequence ATGCGAATCAGCTTACTTTGTATCGGCAAAACGGATGATAAAGAGATTACCTCTTTGATTAATTATTATCTTAACCGCCTTCCTAAGCACTGGAATTTTGAAATTACTGAGATTCCTGATGTTAAAAATGCTAAAAACCTGTCTCCGGATCTTCTTAAAAAAGAAGAAACCAAACTTTTTCTGAATCATATTGATAAAAATGATCTTGTTGTCATCCTTGATGAAAAAGGAAAACAGTTTACAAGCCGTGAATTTTCTCAGAAAATTGATACATGGATGAATTCTTCCGTAAAAAAAGTACATATCCTGATTGGAGGAGCCTATGGTTTTTCGGAAGATATGTATAATAGAGCCAATGAAAAGATGTCATTATCGAAAATGACTTTTACCCATCAGATGATCCGTTTATTTATTGTGGAACAGCTTTACCGTGCAGATCAAATTCTTCAGGGCAAGCCTTATCATAATGATTAA